The genomic window AAGGTCAAACACTATACTTATTCCGATATTCTGCGCCGTTTCGTTTGGCAAAACATAGGTGCTTCCATTTATTTTTGAACAATCCCATAGCTGTGCAGGAAGTGCTTCATAAAGCTCGCTGCCTTCTAAAAGATCATCAAGAGGTGCGAAATATCCGTCTGCTATCAACTGTTCACAAGGCTTTGTACACTCGCTGTCAAAGCCTGAAAAGGCTATATCCGCATTAGTTTTTTTAAGCTCATTTGCATAATCCTCCGTATCGCTGATGCTCACAAAGCTTACACCAAGATCATACCTTTCTTCGAGAATCATATTTATCTTTTCAAGTGTTTTATCACTTATACTGATACTGTCGGGGATCGCCCATTTTATGTAATAGCCGTCCTCGTGCAAAGTCGGCTTTTTTTCAGCCTTGCTGTCGGGCTGTGAGCTGCTTTGCGTTTGTGCCTTGCCTAAACAAGATGTAAGCATTACGACTACTGCAAAAAGAACTGATAATATTTTTAGTATTTTCAAGTTTTACATCTCCCTTAGCTTTTTTATCTCACACTTTTTCCCCGAAAGAAAGCTTTCCTTATCCATTACACATAAAAATGTTTTATCCCCTTCACTCTGCCATAAGTATACAAAGCTGTCAGTCACCCCTATAACTGAGTAAACATTTTCATCAAGTGCGGTTTTTTCATTGCTGTTATTGTAAAGACAATAGCGGTCATCATACATCAATGCCCCCCTTTGCGTCATCATACAAGGTGTACCTTTGCTGTCAATTGCTGTTTTACTGCCGCTTTTTATATCAAACATATACGGCTTATCCTCACTGATAAGCGCATAGCCATAGCCTATATCCGCACAGTCACCGTTTATTGCAAGCAGAGTTTTTGCGTTTTTGTTCTTGTAGTCATAACCTACTATCTCGGTGCGAATAGTGCTTTTTATGTATTCATCATCATTCATCAGTTCTTTCTCTGTGGTATATGTATAAGAAAAGTATATACTTTCCCCGTCAATGTATATATTTCTGATGATACCGTTATAGCCCGTGTAAGTGTTTGACTTATAGACATTTCCGTTTTCAAGGTCTATGACAACAGCAAAGCATTCACGCTTTTCAAGGCTTTCGCCATTTTTGTCAAAATCCTTATAGAAAGCACAGGCAAAGAGAGAGTCGCCATACGCTGCCGAGCTGACAGTCTGCGCACCTTCAAGACGGGCTATCTCTCGCCTGTTTGTGCCGTCCTTATCGGCACAGCAAAGCACCTTTGTGAAAAAGGGCGAATAATCACCGCTTTTGCCCTCAGGTGTATACAGAAAATACAGCTTGTCATTATATATAGCAGGGCAGCTGCAATATCCCTCGACATAAGCATCACAGCTTGGGTGAGGGTTTGCACTTGATACCCCCTCGTGCTTACAGTCGGGCTTTGCACAAAGCGGCATTTCAATTCCCGATTGCCTGTCGATAAAGGTGAGGATACTGCTTTCGCTTACATAAACCTCTCCGCTGTCTGAAAAGCTGTCAGAGCAGTCAATGCTTACATAAATGCTTTCGCTTTTGTTTTCAGCTTTTTCCCCCTTGCTCTCCCCGCAGGAGGTCATAAACAAGCATATTGCCGCCAAAGCACATATTATTCTTTTCATATTATCATTCCCTCCCTGCAAAAAACCTTTCAAGGCTTGCGTTTATCTTGTCTGCCTTATTTTCTGTTTTGTTGCTTTTAAGCCGATCAAATAGCGCAGGATAGTCAGTTTCTGACCATATATCAAAAATACTGTTATCGCCGAGTGAAGAAAAGTCAGCATCCATATTAAACCCGTTAAACGGCGAAGAAAGCGTTTTAGTATCAAAGTATTCTTTTATTTCTGCCTTATCGGAAAAGGCTTTGCTGCCAATGATAAGCTCGCTGTTTTTGTTGATACTTGTATTATTATCAAAGCTGTCAAGCACAAAGTATTTCAGTATCTCGTTATCTGTATTTACAAGCGTCAGAAGCTTTAGCGCATCTGACTTATTTCTGCTGCCTGATGATATTCCCGTTGTGCAGGCAGTTCTTGAATAGATATAGGGTGTGGTAGTTCGCTCTGTGACGGGTACAGTTATTATCGGCAGCTCTGCGCCTTCATAGGTTATTATAACTGCAAAATCCCCGGAATCGATCTTGTCGGTCTCACTTTCAAGCTTTCCCGTAGGATCAAATATATAGCCTTGCTCGTAATAGCTGTGGAGAGTATCAAGAACCTTTTTCAGCTCGGGGCTGTCAGAATAATCGAAAGCCTTTTTCTCGCTTGCGGAGTATATAAAGCCGTTTCTGCAAAGGCTCCCGTCTGTAGTAATAAGCTGTTCGGCAGATGCAAGGCAGATCATCTTTTCTTTATTATCGAGTTCATTCATCATATTACCAAGAGAAGAAAACTCAAGGTCAAAGCCTTCTATCTGTTCTTTTGAAAAATAATCATTGTTAAAAATATATTTTATCTCACCCACATCAGCAGCAGTATTAGGAATGGTATAGCTCACCCCGTTTACATTTGTCTGAGTCCATAGCTTTTTGCTGTAGGTGTCAAACAAAGTGCTGTCTGTATCTATCGGTTCAAAAAAGCCACTGTTTATCACCTCTAATGACGAAAAATCCTCGCTGTCAAATCCGAGCGACGCAATATCAATGCTATCCCTATGGTCTGTAAGTGCCTTATCGTAATCACCGCCGTACCATTTAAAATGAACTTCAATACCTGTACCCCTTTTGTCAAGCTCTGTATTGAGTGCCTTTATGTTTTCATCACTTATAGAGTATTCGTGAGGTACAGCCCAGGTTATGACAGTTTTTTGCGAGGCGGGCTTGGGCAGACGTTCATCACCCATTTCATTGTTTAGGTACCCAAGTCCAAGAGTAACAGCAACAACCGCCGCTGCAGCACCGATCGCAGCCTTTGTAAACAAACTCGTTTTAGCAACTCTTGCAGCTTTTTTGATGACAACATAGCCTTCTTGTGCAGTATTCTCAAGCATTGCCGACAGCGGGAACGCCATAAGCATTCCGCTTTTTCCGTACAGCTTTTCAAGCTGCTTTTTTATATGCTTTCTTGCCCTGTGCAGCTTTACCCCTGCGGTGCTTTCATTTATGCCGAGTGCAGCGGCTATCTCCTTTAATGACATATCTTCATAGTAAAACAGTACCACAGCCGAACGCTGCGAAGGCTCTAAAGAATCTATCATTTCCCTTAGCTTACACTTGATGTCATTATTTTCTGCATAATCCTCGGGCAGCATAACAGGGGAATCAAGGGATAATTCTTCTTCGTCATCAAAATATTCAAGCTTGTTTTGAGCTTTGAGGCGGGCTATACACTTGTTATAGCATATCGTATAAAGCCACCCTGCAAATGCCTCGTCCTCCCGAATGCGGGATATATTTTCAAGTGCTGTCACAAAGGTCTCCGAGGTCATATCCTCAGCTATCCTTGTGCCATTTACATATCTGAGCGCAAAGAAATAAACCTTGTCTTTGTATTCATTGTAAAGCGCTTCAAAAGCAGACTTATCGCCGTTCTTAGCCCTCGAAACAAGAGTTTTTATGTTATTCTTCTTTGTCATTCCAATTCACCTCACTTTGAGAAAAGATTTTTTGATATATATGAAATTCGCTCTCGGCTGACAGCATATCAGCCTCTGCAAGCATTTTTATTATGCGCATTATTGCTTCGTCTAAGCTTATATACATAATATCACCCCTGATAAGCCCTTTCAATAAGTAAGAGTTTTTCAGATGAGATTTTTTACACTTTATTCTGTTATTTGTATGTATGCACAAATTGAGCAGATAAAATCTGTGCAGTATTACCATTTCCGCTTGCAGCCAATAAAACAATGATCATAAAATAGTATTTAAAATGCGATAGCCTTTCGTCAATTATTTAGAATATAGATCATATTCGGCAGTGCATACATAGAGCGTGGAACGGAGATCAGCCACCATTTTGACAAAGTACAAACAGGTAAAAGAAAAGAAGATCACATTTGATATGAAACAGTGGGCGGAGGTCGAGAGAAGGGCTAATGCCTGCAACAAGACTACAACGTCCTTTATTCGTGATAAGGCGGTAAGCTCGGAGGTCAGGGTTTTAGACTTAAAGGAACTTGCCCCTCTGATAAACGGTATATTTGGAGATGAAAACAGTTTATGATCATTTTGCAAGAGATAGCTTTGACAGTCCTCCGCCGCTTACAGGCAAAGGAACTGCCAAAGCGATTCACTTTGTTATGAGCTTTGTCAGAACTAAAACTTTCGGTGAGGAATACACCGAGGATAGCCTTAAAACTCGCATACTTTATCGTGAGGTAGGTGCCGGTAGTACACCTACAATTGACAGTCAATCGCAGTTAATGGCAGCATATGTTGCTGTAATAGGTGATGTTCACATACTTGCAGCCCAACGGAAGAAAGTACCTCGCAAGCGAATTATCACAGCGGAATACTCGGTTGAAAATGATCTTGATGTTTATAGGCTGTCGGCACAGCTATCAGTGATAAACAAAGATAATATACGTTCTATCGGTGACTTGGAGGGCAGGATCAGCAAGCTGCGAATCGAATACGAAAAGCAGCGGCAGGAGATAAACGAGCATATTGAAGAATACAACCGAATGGTGAGCCTGCTTGAACAGGCACAGCTTTTTAAGCAGTTATCCGCTAAGAGTAAGCCATCTGATGCAGAGCAGCTACAGCTCAAAGTTTGCAGGCAGGCTTTGGAGCAGAATGATATTCACTCCCCTGCTGATGTGGACGCTCTGCGTGAAAAGGCTCGGCATTTGGGCATAAAAATATCAGCCCTCAAGGATAACCTTGAAGGCTGTAGGAAAAGGTATGATGTGTACTCGGATATTGCCAAGACTTATGGTGAGATCTCACAGGGAGACTATATAAGTAGACTTGTAGAGGAAGAAAGGCAGCGAAGAAAGTATGTTGCGAAGAAGGATAAACGAAAAATATAAAATCTTCCGCAGGGGTTAGCAATTTCCGGTGGTTTGTGATAAAATGTATACGATAAACTTCAGCATACTAAGAATTACACCTACTCAATGCCATTTCTGACACTTTCTCAGATACCTGATATAACCTGAAAGAATAAGCAGCAATCAATAATTCTCAAAACACCTTACAGCATTCCCTCATACAAGGTCTTGTCTCCGACCTTGACCATTTGAACGCCAAATTCCTTTTTCTTGTTAAAGTTAAAGCTCAACATATATCCAACATCAAGCCCAAAAAAGTCGAGATAACCCTTGAGCTGTTGCTCGCCTTTTTCATTGTAGCGCTCACCATGCCAGATTTTGAGCTCAATCACATATCTTATGCCAAGATAGTGTATAACAATATACATACGTCTGTGGTCACGAGTCTGCTCCTCAATACTGTATGTCCCGACTCCGTTTATTATCGGAGAGAGGTATGTCAGAAAACGCTCCCTTCCTTCTGATTCAGCAAATTTCTCAGTATATTCATCATGAATAATCTTCTGTGAATCGATAAAATGTTTCATTATCTTAGGAATATTCAACTCTCCATTTTCAATGAATATCGATTTTTCAGAATTACCAAGTTGTTTTAGGTCATCAAACTTGCTCTCACCAAGAAACTGCTTGTACATTCTCATTTCAAAAATACGGTTAAATACAACACAGGTATTGTGATAATTGCGTACAAAGCCATACATTCGCAGCTGCTTTTGTGCTTCATCATCAGGAAGATACTCCAAAGTATTTCCTCGCAGAAGTATTCCTTTTAGTTTTTCACGCAGTTCGGGATAATTGGTAAGCTTACCTGTAAGAGAATCAAACAGTGAGTTATCTTCAGAAAGCAGCAGCTTTATCGCTTCGTCAAAGCCATTGTCCGTCCACGCATTTTCAAGGGTGTCTATCTTGCCGGGCACAAGTTTTTCATCAATAAGCTGACAGATACGGCTGACAAGGAAAGGATACCCGAATGTGTATTCATATATCCTGTCTGCAATAGCTTTTGTATCCATACCGGTATTGTGGTCAGATTCATAATCATCAAGCATACCCTTAATTCCAGCGGCCGAAAGAGTCATGTCGATATCAAAATCAGCAGCTATGTTCCAAGGGCTGTTGACTTTGATCTGTTCATCATCCCGTATTTTGCTTTTCAGATGCTTAATGTCTGTAACCCCTGCAAGAATGACAGATTGGAATGCAGGATAATCCATATCGGCTTCTCGTTCAAGATACATTACTCTGAGTTGTGCAAGGAAATCAAGAAAGACCTGATTATTGGAAGCACTGTCAACTTCATCTATAAACATAACTATCGGTTTCTTTGAGATGCTGCACCATCTGATAATAACCATAAACAGTTTTTTCAGATTAAGAATGATTTCATCTTTGTTGCTAAGCTCTTCAAATTCAGAAATAATATTTTCAGGAATGACAACTTGTTTTATTTCAGCTATTTCGATTAGATTTTGTGCAAATGCTTTAACAAAGCTACCCTCTGTTCGGAAGATCGAATGGCTCATGCTTTGAAAATCTAAGCTCAACACATTGTACTGCTCTGAAAGGTATTTCTTTAATGCAACAAGTGTAGTTGTTTTACCATACTGCCTTGGGCGACTTATATTGAAATAATCTCCACGCTCTACCATTGCCTTTATCTTTTCAAGCCGCTCGGTAATATCAACCATATAATCCTTGGCAGGATTGCAAAGTCCTGTGGTCTTAAAGCGCTTCATTTATCTCGCCGCCTTTCGCTGTATTATTTCCTTTATTAATGATAGTATATCACATATTTTTATAATAGTCAACCAAAAAACTGTTGACAGGCTTTGTATATATCGCTTTGCATAGACTCATTTTCTAGCTTCACCATCATAAACTCCTCTCTTAATCTGCAACTAAAAATCGCCATATAACAAGCCAAAAATATTAAGGCAACACCGCACAACCAACGGCTTACGCCTTTGTATGCCATATGCTTGAAAATTTTCCGTCATATCGCCCAAATCCACCTTGTCTTACGCCAGTAAAACTGCGGCGGATATAGGCAATCTGACGAAAAATTTGTCAGCGCATCTGACATACAATGGTCGTGCGGTATTGCCTTAAAACAAATTACCATTCCTGCCTTTGTCAATAAAAAACTGAGCCACAGCGCTATGAAAAAAGTGAGCCGGTTTTGATAAAAAAATAATGAGCCACTAATCATTATTCATGGTCGAGTCGATGCGGTAAGATGAGCTGCAGTTTCAATATTATTTATTCAGCTTTGGGAGCCTGTTTCCCTTGCTGTGTTATTATCCTATCACAAAACAGTATAAAAGAACAGGTATTAATAATACCTGGTCCACCCTTATGTAGTACCCCGCCTACAAATGAACTTAGGATATTCTCATATTTCACCTCAAATACAAGGCAGCATTCATCCATATGCTCCCTTGCGTAGCTCGTCAGGTGCTTATTTCCCAAATGATCCACACAAATATATTTGCTCTCACGCAAACAATAATGCCCCTCGACATATTCATAAAGCCCCAGATCCAATATTTTTCTGAACTTAGAATTATTTATATACTCCTCGATAGCCTCATTCTCATCTATAGTATATGTTTCATTTCTGCCAAGCCTTGAAATATATGAAGGCACTCTGCTGCCCTTAATATACTGACCGATTCCGCCAACTTCCCTGTATCCAAATTCATACAGCCTGCTTCTTGTCATTGTTTTAGTCACTCCAAAGTATTGCGCCATATCATTAACGAGCTTTCTGATGTTTTCAAGTGAGATCTCCCCTCCATAGCTCTTTAACAATTCCTCAGCCTTTTTATTTCCGGGCATCTCTTGTATAAGGATATATGAAGGCAGCTTGTTAGCCTGTAATTCCATTATATCTATCGGTGTCCACTTTACAGTTCTCCCCTCTTGAAACTCCCTGCGCTTGCAAAGATAAGATGTGTATTGTTTTCCGTGAGCCATTTGCATCATAAAAAAGTAATAGCATAGCCTATGATGTGTTCCTTCGTGCGTTGCTGTTGTATTTATCTTTCCTCTTGAATCACAAGCCTTTATGTTTAATAGTACAGTACCCGGGTTAATATATTCACTTTTTACGCTGTCTGTTTCAGGATCGTAAACATCAGCGGTTCCAAAGCTGAAAAAATACTCCCCCATTACTCCGTCCTCGGGAAATACACCCGAATTAACAGATAGACCCATTGCTTTGAGCCAATCTATGAGCCTTTATGACAGGGCAGCTCAGTTTGCAGCTTTTCAAGCACTATCATGCTATGAAGATATGATATATGAAACAGGAAGGCTGACAGATGAATACATAAACCTGACCGATGTTGCACGGGAGGAGCTTGACAGAAGATTTGTATTTCTATCAGCGTTGATAGACGAGGGATACCGTCCCGAAATAACTGTTACATACTTTATTCCCGACAATTTGAAAGAAGGCGGCAGTTATGCTGAGTACACGGGAGAGATCAAAATGATTGACAGAATATTTATGAGGATATTGTTCTATGACGGTGAAAAAGATATAACCGGAAAGATTATCAATATCAGCAATATATCAGCCATTGAAGGAGAGATTTTCTCACAAATGGAATAGGGCTTGCTCCACACGGAACAAGCCCTTAAATAATAGCGAAATCAGAATAAAAGAATTCTAGCTTTTTATCTTCGGTTAACAGAAAGGCATTCGAGCTATATATGAATTGTATAAATATACAAAATCAATCAAGTTTTATGTGCATTTTGAACAAAGCAGAAATAATAACCAACTGTCACAAAAAGCTTACAATAAAGCCCGTAGATGACGTATCTACGGGCTTCTTAAAGTGGCTCCCCCTGTTGGACTTGAATTGAGTTTTATGATTATTTTAAATTGCAAGAATTCTTCTGAATTCCCGTATCAGCGGCATTTGCAGCAAATTGGCATAATAGTATCTTACTATCTTAATGTGGGTTTTAATGACCGATAATGACCAGATAATGACCAGAATTATGGTGTGTTCCGTTTGATTGGTCTGTATAATATAGTATATTGATTATTATTTTTGGCTTTGATGTGCTGTATTATCTTGTGCTTCAAACACCTGCTCAGGCATATCACCATAGAATATGTTTAACATTCCGCTACCTCCTTTTAAATATGGTATATAGTAGTATTATAACACATGATACCCAAAAAATCAATAATGGAAATAAACTTAGACATGATGATTCAAGTACTGTTCTTCACCGTCGGAAGATGCTCGGGCATTGAGCCTATAATTATTTTATTCAGATCACTTGCCCAGCAGAAGTATATGCGTATCAGCTCCTCCGATTGATTGCCTCGCTTGATGTGCTGATCAAGCGTGTATTGACTGCCGCTGAAAGTTACGGAATAGTCTGTGCGGAACATTTTAAGTGCTTCTTTTCCGCAGCCTTGTATCTCCCAGTTGCTGCGTGCAGCGTAGAGTTCAAGCTCGTCTAAAGTGATCTTCTGCTGACGGTATTTTGCATAGGCTGAAAGATAAAGTATCCCGTCACACAGGCTGAAAAGGTCAAGCGAACCGCTGTATTTGCGCATTTCACTTGCTGCACGGGGAGCAACTATTATCTCATCAGAAAAGCTGCTTTCAATCCAATCGCAGACTGCATTTTTATCTTTTGGGAAAGATGCCGCAAGTTCGTAAAGTTGCTGATAGAACTGTATCAGTTCGCTGCTGCGGCGATAGGAGTTTTCCTTTATCGACAGCGTTTCTTTGAGAGCATCACATTCTTCTGTTTTATCCGCAAGAGCAGATTCAAGTGAAGCTATCCTTTTTTGCAGCATTCTTATATTGACAGCCGTCTGAGCCATATCTGTCTGTTGCTGTTTTAATTCCTTTATCTGTTTATTCAGATCATCTCTTTCAAGCCTGTATAGCTCACAACGCTCTTCAAGAGAGCTTGTTGTTTTTCGTTTTGTATGGTACTCCTTCTGCTTTGCTTCAGAGGAAAACAACACATCGCCGTAACAGAATTTGCTGCGCTTTGGCATTTCAACAGCACCTGCATACAGCTCATCAAAGGCTGTCTGTATATTTTTGCCGTACTGCGAATAAGCAAGCCTATCTGTCACATTCTGCCCCTGAACGGTGATTATGTCGCCGTGTTTGATAGTGATATTCGTTTTGTTCACGACCTGACCTATAAACTTGTCCTCTACGAAAACTACGATAGCATAGCCTGACAGCATATAAGAGAGCTTCTTATAGTCAAGCAGAGGCGGCTTTTCTGTTTTGCTCTCAGTCTTAGGCTTTACTGCAGCCGGTTTTGTTTTCTGCTTTTTGGGTATTATCTCTGCTTTTACATTGGTTTTGTATTGAAGCAGCTCAGGTGAGATACTGATCCTCTGCTCTTTATCTACCGTCTTGCCCGAGAGCTTATACTGGATCACATCAAATGACGGCAGGCTCGTTGTGATGTCCTGCGGCATTGGTGTTTTCACGGACAAAGTTGTGTCTGCAAAAATGATGAGCGGCAGGCTTCTGTCTTCGTCTTTATAAATGCCGATAAAGCGGTCAAGCTCGGATTTACTTTTAACTGTAAGCGGCTCGCCGTTGATTATAAAGCCGCTGTGAATAAGGCGAATATCGGGATTATCGGCAAGAGCCCTGACTATCCTCGGGCGGAAAACCTCGCAGTCGGTCTGATTATCAGAGGGCTCGGAGCAGATAGTTCTTATGCCGAGAGAAACCTTATCATTTTGCTTGAGGAAAGCTATCTCTGTGGTGAAGGACCTGCCGTTGACGGGGGCACGCTCATTTTCCTTGCCGGGATTTGCGCCCATATCAGGCTCGGAGATACGAAACGACCACACGCCGAGCTCCTCGATATATATCATATCTATCTGAAAGCCGCTTTCATAGCTGAATGACGTTATACGGTCATTAGCAAACTGCGAGTAGTTTTCCGGCTCGGGGGTATCTATCTCGGCAGGAATGGAAGAATGATCGCTGAGCCTTGACCTTATCCAACGCATAGTTTCAAGAATACATATCTTAAAAACATCATCAGAAGCGACCGCTGCTGAATCTGCCACCGCGCTGAACTGATATGTAGGATAGCTTTTCAGCGTATGTACTTTTGTTGTGATATATGCCATATTCCCGCCTCCTGTTATTATGCTTTGCTATATGATATTATAGCACAAATTCACACATTTTTCAAGAGCTTATGACATAATACAACAACCCCCGCAGCCTATGACCGTGCTTTGGCTGCGGGGAACACTCTATTGTGTTTTACAAAAGCTTTTACTGCGGCCTTTTATTGTGCTCCTTAAGGAGACTATGTTTTTTAAAAAGCAAGTAGCTTACACTTAACACTTACACAAACATATAACAATAAAATAACGGATAACGATTTACCTTAGACCTTATGATTATTGATCATAAACCAAAGCCCGCAGACGGATTTTTGATCAGAATATGAAATCAAACTCAACTGTATTATTTACAACATCAAGAGCAGTCTGTGCCTTAGCGAGCTCATCGGCGGCTGCCTGATAGTCTGCTTCGGCCTGCCTGATGTCGTAGTTTGCATAGCGGTAGTCGATAATAGAGCCGCCCCTTGTATAGCGGTTCTCCTCCCTCGCCTTCGGAAGAGCGTCTCTCATATAGCCGAGCTTCTTCACTCTATTGCTCAGCTGCGGCAGGAACACGAGCATCTCGTCGATAGTAAAGCCATACTCGGGTATGACGGTCGTGGTGTTGAATATGTTTATAGCGTGCCTGAGCCTGCGTATCTGGGTTTCAAGCTCTGCCTGCTGCTTCTGCATAGCCGCATAGTCATACTCGGGTCTGAGCGACTCTACGTCCTCGCCGAGTGATGCTAAAAACGTGCTTGTGCTCCTTTCCTTTGCGGTCAGTGTGTTAAAGCGGTCAATAAGTTTACGCAGCTGCTTTGCTGCCTGTGCAGATGTCATTTTCATAGTTATTCCCTCCGTTTTCGGTTTCAGGTTCGTGGTTTTTTGTTCTGTTATCAGTATAGCAGAGGGCGTGGGTAATATTTTGCACATGGGGTGGTTTTTGTGCATAATTCACAGTTTTTTTGCGATTTTGGTTGACTTTTGGAATAAAATGGGGTATAATGGGAGTATAAAGTTTAAAGGAGGCGTAGCTATGAGTAATATTATCGATGATAGAATGAACCGATACTATGAAGAATTTAAAGAGCAAGGAGATTTAAACACTAACTGTATAGTTAGAAGAGGGAAAAAAGAGGATGCTTTTCCTATTGTTGTATTAGAAATACTATATAGGAATTTACTTGACAAACCAATTAATTCCAGTCATGCCAATTACAGTAAACCTGAAGCATATAAAGAAATATCAAAGTATATTGTTCCACCGCCAGATAGTGGTATTGATATGATAATAGAAAAAGAAAATGGTGATGAATATGAATACGAATTCGTTCAAGTCAAACATTCAAGCCTAAGAAACGAGACAATTTATTCTTGCTTTGATAAAATGAAAAGCACAATTAAAGCATATCTAAATAACCCCGATACTGTTAAACCACCGATAACAAAGTCGTTTTTAAACTTGATAAATGAAAAAAACTTTGACAAATCATTTGAAAAAAATGTCACATATGTTGTCGTCCATAATGGTGATAATAGTTCATATGTGAGTAGAGATTTTTATGATGAGATAGTAATTACTTCACAGGATTTAGAAAGGATCTTAAATAACAATGAGCTAGAATGTGTTCATTCTGCTGTTCTTAAATCAGATGCAATTAATAATTTTATGACTTATCAAGATAATGCACTCCTTGTTAACATTAGAGGTTGGGAATTAGCTAACTTAGCTCTAGAATATGATAATACAGAAACCGGAAAAAACCTCTTATATGGTCAAAATTTCAGAAATGGTTTAGATAAGAAATCTAAAACATATGCTGGAATGAAAGAAACGATAGATAGTGAGCCACACAATTTTTGGTATTATAATAATGGAATCACCATTGTAGCAAAGGATTATGATGCTAAAAAAGACGATAATGGATCTATCGATTCTATAATTTTAACAGATTTTTCCATTATTAATGGAGCTCAAACAACAAGTTCTCTATGTAAATACTATCTGGAAGCAGATGACAAAGATAAAGCAAAGCAAAGGTTAAACAATGTTTATGTTTTTACAAGAATACTTAAAATTACTGACGAAAAACTTGGATTGAGTATAACCAAATTCAACAATACTCAAAATCCAATATCCGATAGAGATATGGTATCAAATAATATTGAACAAATATCTCTTCAAAGGAAGCTTAAAGAAGGAGCTCCTAGAATCTATATGGAAATAAGAAATGGCGAAAAGAAATACCTAACTGGAAATACTCGACTAAAAAAGGCAGAAAAACATAGATATATTTCAAATGAAGATTTAGCACAGTTGGTACACGCTGGTCTTAAACAATCACCATATACTGCGAAAGACCAAAAAAAGCAATTATTCATTAAAGATTTAAAACGCCCAGACTTAATAATAAATCAATACTATGATGATGTTTTTTCATACATATCTAATCCACAGGGAATTCTATTTACTAAAAGTAACAACGAAATAGATGAGTTATTATTTGTCGGAAAAGAATTGTATGATGCGTCTAAAAAACAATTAAAAGAAGATTATGGAATAATACTAAAAAGTAGTACAGATGATACTGAGAAAGAAGAAATAAAGCTTCAATTACAAATAAGCAGGATATGCAAATTCTATGTTCTATGCTATTATTATTCTGCCAAAGTCTTACTAGAAACAAGAGAAAATAAATCATATAGTATTAGCTATGATTCGGACAGATATTTTGATAACCAAGAATATAAAAAAGCTTTGGTAGAAGGCTTCACTACTTTGTTTTTAATT from Ruminococcus sp. NK3A76 includes these protein-coding regions:
- a CDS encoding AIPR family protein — protein: MSNIIDDRMNRYYEEFKEQGDLNTNCIVRRGKKEDAFPIVVLEILYRNLLDKPINSSHANYSKPEAYKEISKYIVPPPDSGIDMIIEKENGDEYEYEFVQVKHSSLRNETIYSCFDKMKSTIKAYLNNPDTVKPPITKSFLNLINEKNFDKSFEKNVTYVVVHNGDNSSYVSRDFYDEIVITSQDLERILNNNELECVHSAVLKSDAINNFMTYQDNALLVNIRGWELANLALEYDNTETGKNLLYGQNFRNGLDKKSKTYAGMKETIDSEPHNFWYYNNGITIVAKDYDAKKDDNGSIDSIILTDFSIINGAQTTSSLCKYYLEADDKDKAKQRLNNVYVFTRILKITDEKLGLSITKFNNTQNPISDRDMVSNNIEQISLQRKLKEGAPRIYMEIRNGEKKYLTGNTRLKKAEKHRYISNEDLAQLVHAGLKQSPYTAKDQKKQLFIKDLKRPDLIINQYYDDVFSYISNPQGILFTKSNNEIDELLFVGKELYDASKKQLKEDYGIILKSSTDDTEKEEIKLQLQISRICKFYVLCYYYSAKVLLETRENKSYSISYDSDRYFDNQEYKKALVEGFTTLFLIPTIEIIIEEKSKTPNSASDYLKTLEAQRAFLSLCNRRIAIRTTISKIREYFESIL
- a CDS encoding sigma-70 family RNA polymerase sigma factor; its protein translation is MTKKNNIKTLVSRAKNGDKSAFEALYNEYKDKVYFFALRYVNGTRIAEDMTSETFVTALENISRIREDEAFAGWLYTICYNKCIARLKAQNKLEYFDDEEELSLDSPVMLPEDYAENNDIKCKLREMIDSLEPSQRSAVVLFYYEDMSLKEIAAALGINESTAGVKLHRARKHIKKQLEKLYGKSGMLMAFPLSAMLENTAQEGYVVIKKAARVAKTSLFTKAAIGAAAAVVAVTLGLGYLNNEMGDERLPKPASQKTVITWAVPHEYSISDENIKALNTELDKRGTGIEVHFKWYGGDYDKALTDHRDSIDIASLGFDSEDFSSLEVINSGFFEPIDTDSTLFDTYSKKLWTQTNVNGVSYTIPNTAADVGEIKYIFNNDYFSKEQIEGFDLEFSSLGNMMNELDNKEKMICLASAEQLITTDGSLCRNGFIYSASEKKAFDYSDSPELKKVLDTLHSYYEQGYIFDPTGKLESETDKIDSGDFAVIITYEGAELPIITVPVTERTTTPYIYSRTACTTGISSGSRNKSDALKLLTLVNTDNEILKYFVLDSFDNNTSINKNSELIIGSKAFSDKAEIKEYFDTKTLSSPFNGFNMDADFSSLGDNSIFDIWSETDYPALFDRLKSNKTENKADKINASLERFFAGRE
- a CDS encoding AAA-like domain-containing protein, which produces MKRFKTTGLCNPAKDYMVDITERLEKIKAMVERGDYFNISRPRQYGKTTTLVALKKYLSEQYNVLSLDFQSMSHSIFRTEGSFVKAFAQNLIEIAEIKQVVIPENIISEFEELSNKDEIILNLKKLFMVIIRWCSISKKPIVMFIDEVDSASNNQVFLDFLAQLRVMYLEREADMDYPAFQSVILAGVTDIKHLKSKIRDDEQIKVNSPWNIAADFDIDMTLSAAGIKGMLDDYESDHNTGMDTKAIADRIYEYTFGYPFLVSRICQLIDEKLVPGKIDTLENAWTDNGFDEAIKLLLSEDNSLFDSLTGKLTNYPELREKLKGILLRGNTLEYLPDDEAQKQLRMYGFVRNYHNTCVVFNRIFEMRMYKQFLGESKFDDLKQLGNSEKSIFIENGELNIPKIMKHFIDSQKIIHDEYTEKFAESEGRERFLTYLSPIINGVGTYSIEEQTRDHRRMYIVIHYLGIRYVIELKIWHGERYNEKGEQQLKGYLDFFGLDVGYMLSFNFNKKKEFGVQMVKVGDKTLYEGML